TACATTTATCACTCCTTTTGATAACTTATAGGATTCACTCAGGCAAGGAGCAGAGCTctccatttttagaaaaaatttggaAGTCTGAGCTCCTCCCTGAAAAGTCTGGTCAATTATGAGAAGGGAAGCTTTGCTATGATGGGATAGGAAAAATTTTGAGAAGAGAACTTGTTTTGTAAACTGTCATAATTCCTTAGTGAGCttgttatttaaaacaatactCCCCCTAGATCTGGGGGACAGAACCACCCGGGCTTCTGTGCACACAGATCACATAAAATCATAGTTagtattccttccttccctggtgCTGTGTTGATTGAGCGGTCtgttttttgaacatttttcacTTTAACTTTGAGACTCATCTTCTTCTAGTATATGACAGATTAATAAATGATATCCCAGATAGATgatgtgagagaaaaagaaaaagtaattttgaagGTGGGAGATGTGACCAGCATTCTACAAGTCATTAAAGTATACTGGAGAGAGTATCAACTCAAGGGTTAGGTAGACTCCAGTTAATGTCTAACTCTGACTCTTAATAGCTATGTGAATCTAGAAAGTTTATTTAACTTCCCAaacctccatttcttcatctctaatATAACAATCTTGGTTGAATTTAactgaattattaaataattgagAGAATTAGACAAACTATAAAATTTCATACAATAGATTTTAAACGGATGACATATTTTATGATGAATATTATTGGGGTTAGAACTCTTatcatctttatatatttaaaaaacataaatacatatacataattttatatgtaatcttatttaagaaaatattaagtatcTTTGGAATATCAGTTGGTGCCACTTTTCTTACAAAGAAGCAGAAAGGTAGAGGCTCATTGATTGACCTGAACATAAAGGTAAGAGGCAAGAGGACAAGGCTTTACCTGGATGACTGGGAAAAATATGTAAGGTTTTTCATCATATTGAGTTCCAAATGTattatctgtttgtttatttgcttgattTTCAGTACAGTCCCTGAAAGGGAGGACATGAACACTTGGCCTGACACAAAAGAAGATGCCATGTTATGCCACATGGAGGGCCTGACAGAAGGTAAGAGATTAGCAGTTCTAAAATCTCAGGTCTTCAAACTTTGTAACCCAAAGCACTGAATAAATGATTCCATACGTTCAAAGATTCCTGATCCATGAAAAAaagttcagagagagagaaaaaaagcagcaACAGAAGAACAAAGGTAAAGATGACAGTAGATTTCTTGTCAGAAACAATGCCCATGAGAAGACAGTGGAGAAACATCTTGAAAGtactgaaagaacaaaaaaaaactgtcaacctagaattctatgtcaacaaaaatatgttttataaataaatgcaaaataaaggcTTTTACAGccataaaaatgctaaaataatttattgccaGCAGACCTATCCTGTACTACTAGTAATGTTAACAGTCCcttggggagaaagaaaatgataccagtTGGAAATATGGATATACAAAAAGGAATAATGAATATTGGAAATGGCAACTACATGagtaaatatataacattttttcttatgtacaaatctctttaaaagattatttattatttacataagtAATAATGTGTCTGGAAGGGGGAAAATGGAAGTACACTATGGTAAGATTCTTATACTCCATGTAAAGTAACACTATTACTTGAAGATAGACAGTGATAAGTTAAAGATATATATACTATAAAtcctaaagcaaccactaaaataacaaaacaaatacagataataagccaacaaaagaaataatacagaataataaaaaatactcaactGATCCAAAAgtaggtagaaaaagaaaaacataaaacagatggcacaaatcaaaaacaaatagcaaaatagacATATACCTAACCATAGAAATAATTACAATActgtaaatggtctaaacatcTCATTGAAAAAGTATGCTATCACATTTGACTAAAAAAAGCAAGAATTAACTGTATGCtatctataaaaatatgtactttaaatataGGGGCACAAATAGGTTAGaagtaaaaggatgggaaaagaaatatcatgctaacactaattatattaacacattaatatcagacaaagatTACTACAGATAAATTATACCACCAGGGATAAAGAAGGTCATTTCATAAGGATGAAGTAGTTAGTTAACCAAAAacacataacaattctaaacatttATGTACCTAATAATGAGCACCAAATTCTCAAAATCCacaatttaaaagattttagtcTTCCATCTCAATAATTGATAGGTCAAGTAGACAAAAATCAGTAAGAACACAGAAGAATTGAATAACACTATCAATCAAGTTCACCAGCAGACACCTATACTATACTAAATGTTAAGTCCTTCAGCAGAACAAAAATAATACCAGGTAGAAATATGgatataaaaaaggaatgaagaatacTGGATGTGGTAACTAAATGGGTATCACTTTGACACCAAGTCATAAAAAAacatgacaagaaaagaaagctacaaaCCAATAGCCTTTGTAAACATAGATGTaaatattctcaacaaaattttagcaaatcaaatccaacaattgTGACTAACTTGGATTGACCACAGAAATGCAAGGCTGCTTCAACATTCAAAATTCACCTTAtgaatagactgaaaaaaaaacccatatgattatctcaattaatgtagaaaaaacatttgacaaacatttctttcttttttttttctggttgtgtggttccccattttttaatttaacaaatttatggggtacatgagaaattttgttacatgtatataatgtgtagtgatcaagtcAAGGTATTTAGGATGTCcaacaaaatgtttttgttgaGCATAGTCACTGTACTTGGCTATTAAACACTggatttattccttctatcttaaTTTATGTTTGTACACTCTAACTCACTTCTCTTCATTCTCCCCCACCCACACTTCCAAAGTCTCTCTTATCTATCTTTCCACTTTCTACCTCCATTgacaaatattatttctataaaaactcTCTCAAATTAGGAACAGTAGGGACTTCCTCCAAAAGATAAAGAGCATGtacaaaaaacccacaactaaAGTAATCCTTAATGTTGAGGCTGAATACTTTCCGCCTAAGATCAGGAACAtgacaaggatgtctgctcttacCACATCTACTCAACATTGTACAGGAGGTTCCAGCCAGTgcaatcaggaaagaaaaagaaataaaagaaattaaagaaggaatgaaattgtCTTTATTAGCAGACAACATGACCATCTATATAGGAAATCTGATGAAATCTACAAAACAGATACTAGAACTAGTGAGTTAAGCAAATTTTCCAGATATCAAATTAATATAATCAGTTGTATTTCAATATATTAGCAACAataagaaatggaattttaaatatcACTCTCAGCATTCTCTATTAATTTTACTCAAATTTCACTATATTTAACTGGTATTCAAATATATCTCAGCATTTATGGTTGCACTTATGGCGATTATTTTTTGGTACAAATAGAggactttctctattttttgttctctttgtttctgGTAACTTTGGAATGGAAGTGGAAcagtaaataattaattttctaatttttaattggaAGCAAATCTCCACTACCTGCACATGAGGTAAGAACTTCATTGAGAAGTATATTCTATGTTTGTTGTTACTATTGCCTACAGAGTGACAGTGAGTAGTAGAACTGAGGGCTTAGTACTTAGAAGGGAATAATTGATCTTTATCAGATGGACCACAGAACTCCAGATTATTATAGCAATGGCAAAAGTCACAACATGAAAGGGCTGGAGGACACAGACACCCACCTGATTTCCTTTGGGTCCTGCAGTGGCACAGCAgagcagcagtagcagcaacGCCAAGGATACAGAGCAGGCCCCCGACACCTCCTGCAGTGATAAGGCCTGTTCTGTTCCCGGAGGTCCCTGAGTGCGGAGATTCATACTTGAGTTCCAGTGGCAAAGATTTGTGATATAGACAAAAACCATGCAGGTGGTATTTTCTAGGTTCTGGTTTCTCCTTTTGAATTATCTTTAGTATAATTTGCTATTTTCCAAATAATAGCACATGAAGGGTGTTTGCCAGCATCtaagattaaaatttatttcctttccctctccctcataAAATCAGTACCAATCTCCAGAAGCCTCAAGCCTTAATGTGCATGTTCAAACACTCCTTGACAGTGGTAGACTTTGTGCAATctgctggaaaaatattttattgaccaTAACTGTGacctctagcccaggtaacactAACTCACCTGTAACATTGAGCGTCACCACCTCACTGCGCTGGGCCCCTAGGCCATTGTCCGACTCACAGAAGTAGTTTCCAGAATGTTCTGCAGTCAGAGAGAGGTTGAAGGACGCTCCTCCTCCAGAGGGGGCCGAGGTGTTCCCCAGGCTGACATCCTCATGATAAAACCAGTACCAGATCGGGGGAGAGCCTCTCAGGGCCTCACAGTGGAGCTCCACCACGTCCCCCACCacagcctgggccctgggagcATTGAGGGTGAGGACAGGGCGAGATGCGGGAACTGAAGGAGGAAAAGTAGTTCACTGGCAGTTTTGCTTAAGCATGTGTACAAGAGAACTTAACAAAGGAATATGCAATATAGTTTAGCAGTAGGAACATAGACCTGGATTCAGGAAAACGTGGGCTTGAATCCTGTCTCTGACCTTTATCAGCTCTgtaatcttgatttttaaaaacttttaaatttctctaagTCTTGGTCTATTCCTCTGTAGAATGGAACTAAtgataaattatatctcaagCTATCGTAATAAGAATCACATGCTGTATgtaaagttctcaataaatattgaccattattactgatataaataactaaaatcaaggtttgtttttaaacattcctACTCCTGAATCTTAGCTCTAAAACCAGCCTATTAATATCCATCTAAAGTAGGGCCTCATGACTCTCTATGTAAtcaccttgctttatttttctacatagcATTTAGCACTCCCTAACTAAAtgctatctatttatctatctatctttgTTATATATCTGATTCTCCCAATAGAATGTGAGTTCCATACGGATGGAGACTCATCTCCATTTGTTCATTGCTGTTCCAGCTGCTGGAACTTTGCCTGGCATGTGAAAGTACTCACTAATTGGTGATTGAATGGATGACTGAATTGATCCAAGCTGGCACAAAAATATCCAGATAGAGCACTCATGACAATGATTGCCATTTTAATGGATAATTTTAGAAATAGGATAGCTGGGAAGAATAGAAAACCATTACTGTGGAATATGAACTATATGATTGCTGGTTTGCTAAGTTGTGAGGAAACCTGGATAAACCAACCTGTGTGCAGTGTTTTAGATGTAAGCCGTGTGCTTCATTGGCAAGGGAGGCTTGATAAGGACCTTAGTAAGCTCTGCTTTGCATCAGAGATTGGCTAATAAGGAAGCAAGTGTGAATATGGAAACTATTCATTGCATAGCAATAATTAAACTAGAAAACAAGCCATCTCCTGGCTGCAGGAAAGATGGTGCCTCCTGCTTCATCAGGTAGAGATGCCAATCTTGGTAGTGGAAGTGCAGAGTTCCTGCTAAATTGAAACTGATGGCTTGAGTGTGGACCTCCAGTATACCCTCTGCAGTATAAAGTGAGCGGGGCAGGATGCATAGGGCTTCAGAGAGGTCTTTATATGGTGCTGTAGGATCTCAGTGTGCCTTTCCACCCATCTCTGGGCTTCTGTGTTCTGGGAGCAGAGATTCCCAACTTCTTCCATCTCATGACTTCTAGGGCTCACAGAACCTCTCGTTCCATatgcatatttttctaaaatcaaagaGTTCTGGGGCTGAAAAAACCCTAGTTATTATCAAGTTTGGTGGTCTCCAAGGTGGGGTGCAAGACATCCTGTTGAGGTGtgagaagaaaatatgagaatgaCTAAGAGTATTTAATTTTGAGCTTGAAATCTAAAAAGATATCCAGCCTTACTAATATTGACAGTGGTACTCTTGCTCAGGCATACCTTACACACCTTGTGTTGGGACAGGACAAGAGTTCCCATGAAGGCAGGGCCCCTACAGTGTGGGGTAGGGGACAGCAGTACTTTCACCTGTTTGTTCACTCTCAGCATTTTGGAACATATTGCCCTTTTAGTTGGATACTTGAGTGTTTTCACAGTTTAGTttaacttaaataataaaatcttcaCGATGCTTTGTGATGAGATTGGGGAATGACCACAGACCTTTTAGTATCACACCAAAGTTTGATTATTTGGTGGTAAAGTTCTAAAAAGAGGAGTTCAATGTAAAGATGAGCTGTGTGTTTTTCCATGAAGAAAGACTAGTATataatttttgttgattttgggGGGGGTGATCAGTGGCTATCAACAGTATGATACTTAGCAGACACTTCTAAAAAGTGACCTTTAACAGTATTCATATTGTTAATGCTTTTCTAAACTCATGCTATGGAGATAATATTTCAGGAAATAGttgtgtaaaaatatttatatgtggttttattaccatttattaaaaagtaaatatgtcaactttaaaaatttatgtctGCACCCTTAAAAATCCATGGAAACAAAATGTTGCCAGGGGTTTATTATGATTCTTCCAAAGCTTGAACACATTTACTATAGATTCAAACATGCACCACTTCCCACTTATTTTACGAGAGTAACTAAGTGATGCCAAAGAAAATGTAAACTTACTAGCCAAATTTCAATGAAAATCTGTGTAATTAGTGTATGGGATTAAAAAGTGAATATCATGCATTTGAAAGAGCAACAGTTATGCTCTGTTTCCACTTGGATCTAGCTATATTTTTAAGCTATAACGGACACTGAAACCAATTGGAATAAGCAAAACTCAGAAACAAACGTTAAATAACTGTACCATCAAAAGTAAGccaagattttcaaaataaatgaagcatattcaattataattttaGCCAGATATTCTagatcaaagattttaaaatattgtcattttcattcttatttactGTATATTTCTCTGTTTGCAATGTGCATATTAAGGTAGTACAGAAGCACAAGTATGTAATTAATAAACAGATATATGGGGTGTATGTTCAACAGTTTGACTGAAAGTGGTTTGGGATCAAGAGTTTTTGTATCTCCCTGATTTACTTGACTCAATcactttataaataaggaaactgaggacaagACTCATAAGGAGACTTGTTCAAGGCTGGAATCTCAGTCTTAGCACACTGTCTGGCACTCCTAGGTTCTAATACCTCCTTGAATCATAACCTGTGTGTGGTCCATAGGAAGGATAATTATCAACCAAAATATCATAAGTGTTCTAATAGTTTGTAATCTTTGGAGAGCAAGAGTCCATGGCAAATTAATGGGGTTTTAACATCACTCAATCAATTGATATTAGGGAATTATTAGGTGAGAATATGGTATTCTAGTTATATATGATAAATACCTTCATTATTGAGACATAAACACTCATTTGTAGATCATGTGTTTTATATTTGCAGTTTTTCACAAAGCAatgttgaagaaatgaaaaatctttttagaataaataaacttaagttgaaaatatgaaaaaaaaaaaaaaaagagagtccATGGCAAAATCAGAGAATGTCAGGGTTTGAGTCACTGGGAGTCAGTCAGTGCCATATCTTTTTTATTCTGCCACCTCCTCCTATGTCCCAGTGCCCTATCCTACCCTCCAAATGCTAGGCACTTTGGAATGACCACAGCTTTTGGACTGGAGGTCGCTCCTAAATGGCTGGGCACATTGCTAATTGCCAATACGGTCCAGATGTGGGAAATGCAGATGCCTTGGTGCCCCTGgtgaagaaaaattttgttagGGGATGCTGAGAGCATCAGGTTAAATGGGACCCCAGTCAGAAGGCATCTGAGAAAAGTGAGAAGGCTAACCACTCATTAGAATCTGGAGGCTATGAAAGAGCCCTGCCGCTCTGATGGCTGGAGATATCCACAGGAGAGACACTTTGCCTAATGATCCAGGGAGTCAAGTGGGAATGAGACTGGATCGAGGTAGGGGCAGAAAACAGTGTCTAGGAGTGATCTGGTCATTTGTTCCTGGGCAAAGGAATTCAGAAATAAGGATTTCTATACCATGTTCTTTTGTCAGTAATCACTGAGCCATCATATATCTGGTATTTTGGAAAGTCTTTGTGCCTCTGCTAGAAATAATGTGTGCAGCATATGGCTATTGACAAAAATGACAGAGGAAGTAAAGGAATGGTCTAAGCTGCCTGAATGTGTAGTCACGAGAAAGAATCCCAGAACCCCAAGGTGAAGACAGAGAAAGCAGGAAGTCTGCTGGGATATCTCACCAGCAAAGAGCCCAGTGGAGCCCTGTTTGTAAGACAGCATAGTCTTTGTTGGTATTAACTGCTGTGGGCATGTATTGCTTACCTGTGACATTGAGACTCACTCTTTGACTGTGCTGGCGGCCCAAGCCATTGTCAGCCTCACAGAAGTAGTTTCCAGAATGTTCTGCAGTCAGAGAGAGGTTGAAGGATGCTCCCCCTCTAGAGGGGGCCGAGCTGCTCCCCAGGGTGATGTCTTTGTGATAAAACAGGTATGAGATAGGGGGAGAGCCTCTCAGGGACTCACAGTGAAGCTCCACCGTGTCCCCCTCCATAGCCTGGGCCCTGGGCATCCTGAGGGTGAGGACAGGGTGAGATGCTGGAACTGAGGGAGACAAAGGAGCCATCAGAGAAGGAGTCCGATGCTGTGACAGATTCATAACCCCATTCAGGGAGCCTAGAAATAGACACATCCCTTGATCGCTTCTGCTTCCCACCAACCACACTTTCCTCATCTAGTAATAAAGGCATTTCTCCAAAACCAAGAGAAAGAATCCTGTGCCATCATATTTTCATCACcagtgttaggtttgttccaggtgagAACCCGAAAAGTGTGTGTATAGGACAGAATGCGGTTAACAGATGTTGTAAATCTAACagccagctgcagccagcattccttttCCCCCCGTAAGGATGAAGTTtacccttccctttccctcctgaTAAGGATGATGCTGGagctgaaggatggatgtgactgggCAGGGGTCCTAGGAGCTGgttgttcaaaataaaatttattacaagcagctgttctggcccaTTTATTCCCCGCCCCCGGATAAACCCTCTATGAAACCCAaggctcttcccttttctctcgtGGGTTCTTTTTtcacctccacccatctgcacccagatgctcaaagcaaacagcattttgctacacatgaagCTTCGTGTGTCTCTCTTTCGGCTCCGGACCTAACACTCAGTCCTCCCCTCAAAGAGTAAGGCATCTTATCTTCCCATCTTGCCATTCCTTGAATAGCTTTTAAATCTTCAtgtccctgttttgttttttgctttttccctccTTTAGAAGATCCTCATGGCTGTCAGAGAACCTAAACCTTGGCTTGTGAACCAGGGCTGAGcagaagaaaactgaaacttaCTTTTCACAGTAACTGTGCTCCATTTGCTGTGGATGGGGCCGTGACCGTTGTCAGCTGCACAGTAGTAGCGCCCTGTGTGGTGCTCCGTCACAACGCCCACCTGCAGCTCCGCCACCAGGGAACGCTGGGTCTTTCTACCCACAATTTTTATTCCATCTTTGTGCCAGGAGAATGTGATAGTCCCTGTACCCTTAGCTACTGAGCAGATAAGGACCAGATTTTCTCCTTCAGTCAGCTGCCCTCCAGGGGGCTGAATCTCTAGATTCACACCAAGCACAGGGACCTCTGGGAGGACACAAGATGACAAGTGAGGGTCCCAGTAGCAGGGACCTCAAGGTCAAAGAGAAGGCTGGAGCTGCCATGAATAGGCCAATAGCAGCAGGTGCAATAGGCAGTGGTCCAaagtaagaaataagaaattactTGTGTATATTATAATACAGGGAATGACATCCCTCCCGAATCCCATAATTTTCATTACTGGGGAATGTGGGCACCAGGTCCATGGTCTTCCTAAACCTAATGAAGTCTGCAGCCTCGTTTTATGGAAATTTATATCTAAGGAATTACTGATGCACCAACGAAGCACAGAATAAGACAGAACACTGGAGATCTTCTATCCTGAAGTGACTTTACTCAGAATCCAAACGCTTCTCCCATCCTTTGAGACTTCTCCAGTCTTGTTTCTATGTCCCCATATTCTTCTCTATTGCAGTTCACATTCACCTTCCTCTTTTCTGACTATTAAGATGTGAGTTTAGGTCAACAAATAGAACCACCATAAGGACCCCTAAAGACTGCACGTGGTCATCTGGGCTTCTGGTTGTCTGCTGACTCATGAGAGAGCAGATCCTGTACATCTCTGTAATCGCCACAGGGTTGGGCACTCAGTAACTGATCAATAACTGCTAATACCTGACTGAGGTGGAAGAGACTGTTCTAGGGCCATTAGACCAATGTTGAGCCTGAAGAGGGAAGAATACCAGGAAAGGTGGATGTCCCTCTCTGTTATGTCCACCATCCCAGGGGCAGGAGATGTCATTGTTCTGCTAtcctctccccagctctggctCTGGAAAAGCAACCAGTAAGACCCTCACTCTGCACATGTATCCAGGATCTCTGGCTCATTTTTATGACATTGTGAGTCACTGTCCTCGCCTCGCACCAGTAAGACCCTGAATCTTCACTCCACATTGCAGCAATCTGGAGCTCTGGGGAGCTGCTCCAGCCTGATCCCAGGGCCTGGCTGTCTCTGAAGAAGTGGAACTGGAGCTGGACCTCTGACTTCTGTGGAGGGAGCTGGTCTCCCGGATCTCACAGCTCAGGGTCATGAGACTTCCCTCCATGGAGTTGGGAGGGGCTGGCTGTCAGCACAGGATATGGAAACAGCTCTAATGAAAAGAATAAACACAGTCCCCAGGACAGTGAGGCTCAGAGCTCCTGGAGAAGTGCAGCTGTGTTGTCGGCACCAGCCATCAGGAGACAGAGAACCATGCGTATGGAACCATCTCCCTCCTGTGGCTGGACCATAGGAGTTTTTTCATGAAATCCCCATGGATGAGCATCTTCCCTCAATCCTCACAGCTTCTCTGCCAAACCCTATAGCCCACAGGAATATATACCCATTACCTCAAACTGTGATCCTTAGAGATTTTGAAGTTTCTTTccttgttgttttaaaaaattccctaGAAGCAGTGCAATGTTATTTGCCATTGTCCCTGGAGACTGAATTTAGCATGATGTATTCTGAGTTAAAACTACCACAAAGCTGTTCTCCATCCTTGTGGTAAATTCTTTCACTTGTGTACTCTTTGTTTCTGCCCCAGCACCTCAGAACTACATTATCTCCTTCAAAGACAGGGCACAAAGCCTGCAGGATCAGCCTGTCCACAAAGAGCAGAGGAGCACACTGTTTATCACCTGCTGCTTATGTCTTCACTCTCATTTCTGCCCACGGGGCAACAGCCACAGTCCCACACCCACCTGCAATTGTCCACCGACATTGCCAAATGGCCCCAAACCTGATTCTTCCTTGCCCTGGGAGAATGAGCTAACTCTCAGAAAATGTCCTTGAGAAATTTCCACGCATGCCTTTAAACAAATGATGAATATTGTCCTATATCTTTCCCAGACCAGATCCTTTTTGCCTGGTGGCCTCTGTGTTGCCCACACTTCTCCAGATGGAGGAGACGGACAGTGCACCATCGTGCAGCCGCCCTGTCTCCTTATTTTCCCCACTGGAATCCATACATCAAACATCCTCATGCCTGTTTACAACTCTGCCCAAGCTCCCTGCCTTAACCCAGTCCTTGGATACTCAGCCTAGGTGGCGTGACTTTAGAGATTGCCCCTTCTTTTCCTCAGATGAAAATTCCACATGCACAGGGTCACTGAGGGAGGATCCTTGGGTCTTGCATTGGTAATatctagatatttttatttggatcTCTGCAGATTTTCTTTCCAATAAATTTCCATTATGATACCAAAATGCTTCTccctgggctggggagtgggatTCCCTGTGTGTGAGAGTCGCTCTCCTTCCTTTGAAAGTTGTGGACCATGGAGGTCCACGGAGGAGTACAGCTTTTGGAGGGGCCCTTGAACAGGAAATGGAaagtgaaggaaaggaaaggtaGGCACAGAACGGGGGCCAAGGGGAGAAGCCTGCAGCTGGAGTTTTCCTGGCCTAATTCCCAGTCAGGACCAGGGTTGGAAATGTAGCAGAAACAACCTGGAGGAAATGCCTGGGACAGAATCTGCTCTTCCTCATCCTTTGCCtaggctggggggaggggtgtcaTAGGGAATAGGTCTCAGGTTCTTGGTATTGGCTCATAGAAGCTCAGGAAATGTGTTTTGAAGTTGGACAAACACCGTGAAGGCCTC
Above is a window of Lemur catta isolate mLemCat1 chromosome 3, mLemCat1.pri, whole genome shotgun sequence DNA encoding:
- the FCRL3 gene encoding Fc receptor-like protein 3, giving the protein MVHCPSPPSGEVWATQRPPGKKDLPAPPNSMEGSLMTLSCEIRETSSLHRSQRSSSSSTSSETARPWDQAGAAPQSSRLLQCGVKIQGLTGPCYWDPHLSSCVLPEVPVLGVNLEIQPPGGQLTEGENLVLICSVAKGTGTITFSWHKDGIKIVGRKTQRSLVAELQVGVVTEHHTGRYYCAADNGHGPIHSKWSTVTVKIPASHPVLTLRMPRAQAMEGDTVELHCESLRGSPPISYLFYHKDITLGSSSAPSRGGASFNLSLTAEHSGNYFCEADNGLGRQHSQRVSLNVTVPASRPVLTLNAPRAQAVVGDVVELHCEALRGSPPIWYWFYHEDVSLGNTSAPSGGGASFNLSLTAEHSGNYFCESDNGLGAQRSEVVTLNVTGTSGNRTGLITAGGVGGLLCILGVAATAALLCHCRTQRKSGGLSATGTSSYSPNECQVPSLSSPSCRDPQEPTHHEPRDLLELQSVYSIVNPGYSNIVYPQIQSLQHTPENSANSPRMHREDKELTVFYSEFNNSPQDDSTGQDHEDDTDNYENVLCVPLALDH